A window of the Arenibacter algicola genome harbors these coding sequences:
- a CDS encoding mechanosensitive ion channel domain-containing protein: METFYLEYKNELLGTGICLLVLLILKYLGTKAIQKVGKISDINEVRTRLIVKYSTVGLSAFGIVALILIWGVQMKDIGLVFSSVFAVIGVALFAQWSILSNVTAGVILFFSFPFKIGDKIKIMDKEIELPNEVYLIEDIRAFHVHLRRNNGELFTYPNNMMLQKAIALAQTYEDSLESSDVL; this comes from the coding sequence ATGGAAACATTTTATTTGGAGTACAAAAATGAACTTTTAGGCACTGGTATATGTTTATTGGTCCTCTTGATATTAAAGTATTTGGGTACCAAAGCAATTCAAAAAGTTGGTAAAATAAGTGATATTAATGAGGTACGTACGCGCTTGATCGTAAAATACTCCACTGTTGGACTTTCTGCTTTTGGAATAGTTGCCTTGATTCTGATTTGGGGTGTGCAAATGAAGGATATCGGCCTGGTATTTTCTTCAGTTTTTGCCGTTATAGGGGTGGCCCTTTTTGCTCAATGGTCCATATTGAGCAATGTTACTGCTGGGGTTATACTATTTTTTTCATTTCCGTTTAAGATCGGGGATAAGATAAAAATAATGGACAAGGAAATTGAATTGCCCAATGAAGTTTATCTTATTGAGGATATAAGGGCCTTTCATGTACATCTCAGAAGGAATAATGGAGAGCTTTTTACCTACCCCAATAACATGATGCTTCAGAAAGCCATAGCTTTGGCGCAAACCTATGAAGACTCCTTGGAAAGCAGCGATGTTCTTTAA
- a CDS encoding Rossmann-like and DUF2520 domain-containing protein — protein sequence MISIVLLGTGNVAKHLFDAFLGVDEINMLQVIGRNEGHLAHFKDKVLTGTDFTQIADADIYMIAVSDDAIALVAPYLKEKEGIVVHTSGSVTLKSLGQLNNRGVFYPLQTFSEGKTIDFKKVPICLEAEHKGDMHLLRKLAGLITLEVHEITSDQRKSLHLAAVFVNNFTNYLFTIGHDICTEHHLPFSMLNPLIKETVNKLDYLAPYDAQTGPAKRNDVKTMESHLNLLKNKNNQDIYSLLSKLIGEKYGQKL from the coding sequence ATGATATCTATTGTATTATTGGGAACTGGCAATGTTGCCAAACATTTGTTCGATGCCTTTTTAGGTGTTGATGAAATAAATATGTTACAGGTAATTGGTCGGAACGAAGGCCACCTGGCCCATTTTAAGGATAAGGTTCTTACTGGAACGGATTTCACCCAAATTGCGGACGCCGATATTTATATGATAGCCGTGAGCGATGATGCCATTGCGCTGGTAGCACCTTATCTAAAGGAGAAAGAGGGAATAGTAGTCCATACCTCTGGAAGTGTAACCTTAAAATCGCTTGGACAGCTAAATAATAGAGGAGTCTTTTACCCACTGCAAACTTTTAGTGAAGGCAAAACAATCGATTTTAAAAAGGTTCCTATCTGCCTAGAAGCTGAACATAAGGGAGATATGCACCTTTTAAGGAAATTGGCAGGACTCATCACTTTGGAAGTACATGAGATTACTAGCGACCAACGGAAATCGCTTCACTTAGCTGCAGTTTTTGTAAATAATTTTACCAATTATCTTTTTACGATCGGCCATGATATATGTACGGAACATCATTTGCCATTTTCCATGCTAAACCCTTTGATTAAGGAAACCGTGAATAAATTGGATTATCTAGCTCCTTACGATGCCCAAACCGGACCAGCGAAAAGAAATGATGTTAAGACTATGGAAAGCCATTTAAATCTGTTAAAGAATAAAAATAATCAGGATATTTACAGCTTGTTAAGCAAATTGATAGGAGAAAAATATGGACAAAAGTTATAA
- the ccsA gene encoding cytochrome c biogenesis protein CcsA: MIELLKKIFFSTRLTAVLFIVFATAMAFGTFIESWYSTETARIWIYNTTWFEAIMVFFVINFVGNIARYNLLRKEKWAVLILHLSWILIILGAFVTRYISFEGMMPIREGNTENVFYSDKTYLTVYVDGEIDNEPKRKILEDDILVTSEAIKSNLPWNSDFNGQPFTISYVGFIDGAKEGLVEDSNGKEYLKIVEAGDGQRHDHYLESGEVSSIHNVLFSLNKMTEGAINIIESDGNYQIKSPFEGQFMRMADQLQGELLKDSLQTLQLRSLYTTAGMQFVIPEPIIKGSYGVIAIPENEKTENDLDALIVDISSNGETVRKKLLGAKGMANFSGEFELGGLSFNMSYGSKVYTLPFGIKLNDFIAEKHPGTEKSYASFMSKVTIEDERPFDYDIYMNHILDHKGYRFFQASFHPDEKGTVLSVNHDFWGTWITYIGYFLLYAGLMGIMFFGKTRFKSLGASLEKLKNKRSKLVVLFILGGSLNMLAQENVEEDGHAHNNMPTPQQIDSLLHVITPSKEHAAKFSELVVQDAGGRMKPINTFSSELLRKLSLKDKYTDFNSDQVFLSMMLNPAAWYNAEFIALDKKGDNDSIRKILGVEHGRKYIKATDFFNEKGEYKLTSYLQEAYATNTPNQFQKDFKALDERLVLLDQALGGKIVKIFPLLNDENNKWISAVEYRAGQFQVSDSLYANFIKNAVPFYLMSLEKAVRNGDYSEADKLLAAFKKNQENHGSEVLPSENKIKAEIFYNKADIYNKLYKYYALVGLLMFVLLVFQIIKDRKALRFSIASIKVLIYLFFILHTLGLIMRWYISGHAPWSDAYESILYVSWATLGMGLLFSKKSDMTVAAATFVTAMLLWIAHQSWVDPSIANLVPVLDSYWLMIHVAVIVGSYGPLTVGMILGVVSLLLIIMTNNKNKEKMDLNIKELTIINELSLTVGLVMLTIGNFLGGQWANESWGRYWGWDPKETWALISIMIYAFVVHTRLIPGLRGKWMFNFLSVVAFGSIMMTYFGVNFYLVGLHSYASGAQVITPTFIYYTVFGVMLLGAVSYWRNKKYYAK, encoded by the coding sequence ATGATTGAACTCCTTAAAAAAATCTTCTTTTCCACACGTTTAACGGCCGTTTTATTTATTGTTTTTGCTACTGCCATGGCCTTTGGGACATTTATTGAAAGCTGGTACAGTACGGAAACCGCGAGAATTTGGATATATAACACCACATGGTTCGAGGCCATCATGGTATTTTTTGTCATCAATTTTGTTGGGAATATTGCTCGTTATAATCTGTTAAGAAAGGAAAAATGGGCAGTACTTATTTTACACCTCTCTTGGATTTTAATTATTCTTGGGGCATTTGTTACCCGTTACATAAGCTTCGAAGGTATGATGCCAATCAGGGAAGGTAATACGGAGAATGTTTTTTATTCGGACAAAACCTACCTCACAGTTTATGTGGATGGGGAAATAGACAACGAGCCCAAACGGAAGATATTGGAGGACGATATATTGGTTACCTCTGAAGCTATCAAATCCAATTTACCCTGGAATTCCGATTTTAACGGACAACCATTTACCATTTCCTACGTGGGCTTTATTGATGGGGCAAAAGAAGGTTTGGTCGAAGATTCCAATGGAAAGGAATATTTAAAGATTGTAGAGGCAGGTGATGGGCAACGTCATGATCATTATTTGGAAAGTGGAGAAGTTAGCAGCATCCATAATGTGCTGTTTTCCTTGAACAAGATGACCGAAGGAGCTATCAATATTATTGAGTCTGATGGTAATTATCAAATAAAATCGCCCTTTGAAGGGCAATTTATGAGAATGGCCGATCAGTTGCAGGGAGAATTACTGAAAGATAGTCTTCAAACGCTGCAATTAAGATCCCTGTACACAACTGCGGGCATGCAATTCGTAATTCCTGAGCCTATTATCAAAGGGTCCTATGGAGTTATTGCTATTCCTGAGAATGAAAAAACTGAGAATGACCTTGATGCCTTGATTGTGGATATTAGCAGCAATGGTGAAACAGTACGCAAAAAATTATTGGGAGCAAAGGGCATGGCCAATTTTTCCGGGGAATTTGAGCTAGGAGGATTGTCCTTTAATATGTCCTATGGATCTAAAGTGTACACCTTACCTTTTGGAATTAAATTAAACGATTTTATTGCCGAAAAGCATCCGGGAACAGAGAAGAGCTATGCTTCTTTTATGAGCAAGGTTACCATTGAGGACGAACGTCCTTTTGATTATGACATATATATGAACCATATATTGGACCACAAGGGGTATCGTTTTTTTCAAGCTAGTTTTCACCCTGATGAAAAGGGCACCGTATTGTCTGTAAACCACGACTTTTGGGGTACTTGGATAACTTATATTGGATATTTTTTACTGTATGCCGGACTTATGGGTATTATGTTTTTTGGTAAGACCAGGTTTAAAAGTCTTGGTGCTTCCTTGGAAAAATTAAAAAATAAAAGGTCCAAACTTGTAGTTCTATTTATTCTGGGCGGCAGTCTAAATATGTTGGCACAGGAAAATGTGGAAGAAGATGGGCATGCACATAACAATATGCCAACACCCCAGCAGATAGATTCACTTTTGCATGTAATAACACCTTCCAAAGAACATGCGGCCAAGTTTTCAGAATTGGTCGTTCAGGATGCCGGAGGGCGTATGAAACCTATAAATACTTTTTCCTCCGAACTGTTGAGAAAGCTTAGTCTCAAGGATAAGTATACCGATTTTAATTCCGATCAAGTATTTCTATCCATGATGTTGAATCCGGCAGCCTGGTACAATGCAGAATTTATAGCCTTGGACAAGAAAGGGGATAATGATAGCATTAGGAAGATTTTAGGGGTAGAACACGGTAGAAAGTACATCAAGGCTACGGATTTTTTCAACGAAAAGGGGGAGTACAAGTTGACATCTTATCTACAGGAGGCCTACGCTACCAATACACCTAACCAATTTCAGAAAGATTTTAAAGCCTTGGATGAACGTTTGGTACTTTTGGATCAGGCATTGGGAGGAAAAATTGTAAAGATATTCCCTTTGCTGAATGACGAGAACAACAAATGGATCTCTGCGGTGGAGTACAGGGCAGGGCAGTTCCAAGTATCGGATTCCCTTTATGCCAATTTTATAAAAAATGCCGTTCCCTTTTATTTAATGAGCCTGGAAAAGGCCGTAAGGAATGGCGACTATTCTGAAGCCGATAAATTGTTGGCCGCATTCAAAAAGAACCAGGAAAATCACGGAAGTGAAGTATTGCCTTCGGAAAATAAGATTAAAGCAGAAATATTTTACAATAAAGCAGATATATATAATAAGCTTTATAAGTATTATGCCCTGGTTGGTCTGTTAATGTTTGTTCTCTTGGTATTCCAGATTATAAAGGATAGAAAGGCGCTTCGGTTCAGCATAGCCAGTATTAAAGTCTTAATTTATTTGTTTTTCATCCTGCACACGCTTGGACTAATTATGCGATGGTATATTTCCGGGCATGCACCTTGGAGCGATGCCTATGAGAGTATTCTATATGTTTCCTGGGCAACTTTGGGTATGGGGCTGCTGTTCAGTAAAAAGAGTGATATGACGGTCGCTGCGGCTACTTTTGTGACCGCTATGTTATTGTGGATTGCCCACCAGAGTTGGGTAGATCCCTCCATAGCCAATCTAGTCCCAGTGTTGGATAGTTATTGGTTAATGATACATGTTGCGGTAATTGTTGGTAGCTATGGTCCCCTCACCGTGGGTATGATCCTTGGGGTGGTGAGCCTGTTGCTTATCATAATGACCAACAACAAGAACAAAGAAAAAATGGATCTTAACATAAAGGAACTTACCATTATCAATGAACTTTCCTTAACGGTAGGCCTAGTTATGTTGACTATAGGTAATTTCTTGGGAGGGCAATGGGCCAATGAAAGTTGGGGTCGATATTGGGGATGGGATCCCAAGGAAACATGGGCTCTGATCTCCATTATGATCTATGCATTTGTAGTTCATACAAGGTTGATCCCTGGTTTACGTGGTAAATGGATGTTCAATTTTCTAAGTGTGGTTGCTTTTGGAAGTA
- a CDS encoding PIG-L family deacetylase has protein sequence MRLPWVFLFGILLSCQLIDAQAPKKNTSSDIFHSIQKLNFLGSALYIAAHPDDENTRLISYLSNEVKAKTAYLSLTRGDGGQNLIGSELRELLGVLRTQELLAARRIDGGEQFFTRANDFGYSKHPNETLKIWNKEAVLSDVVWIIRNFKPDVIINRFDHRSPGSTHGHHTSSAMLSYEAFDLTNNPYIYPEQLKSTEVWQPKRLFFNTSWWFYGSEDKFQKADKSKMIDLDVGVYYPLRGVSNNEIASLASSQHLCQGFGRLATRGSENEYIELLKGDLPKDKSDIFDGINTTWSRVEGGEAVGKILYEIERNFDFAQPSKHLPQLIEGYKAILKLQDGHWKEIKKKELEDIIQSVCGLYLEATASESNTYPGSTIDIHIEALNRSNANINLLTVSTGSDNSINKNIALKENKKELFQINLNVPSNKEYTSPYWLNSKGTTGMYMVKDQNLIGKPETPHAFEVNFEMEFLGFTINIKKPIVYRYSKPEKGEIYQPFEILPEATASFKDKVIIFANSEPKKIPVTIKALKDNVKGELQLCFGKGWKVDQEIQPFEIGKKGDQRILHFILTPPSTEDENYISPIIKVDGKEISKELIEISYDHIPKQSVLMPSETKVVRLDINKNGENIGYINGAGDEIPESLIQIGYKVEKIDPTAIQAGSLAKFDAIVVGIRAYNVVDELKFKQRYLLDYVKEGGNLIIQYNTAGRNGLDMENLAPYPLSISRDRVTDETSNVSILAKTHPLVNYPNKITQNDFNGWVQERGLYFPDQWSKEFTPILSMNDEGEPALSGSLLVAPYGKGNYIYTGLSFFRELPAGVTGAYRLFANMLSLQQESQK, from the coding sequence ATGCGCCTTCCTTGGGTATTCTTATTTGGGATACTACTCTCATGCCAACTTATTGACGCTCAAGCACCAAAAAAAAATACATCTTCGGACATTTTTCATTCCATTCAAAAATTAAATTTTTTGGGTTCGGCACTATATATTGCTGCTCATCCCGATGATGAAAATACACGACTAATTTCCTATCTTTCCAATGAAGTAAAGGCTAAAACGGCCTACTTATCGCTAACCCGCGGGGATGGAGGCCAAAATTTGATAGGTTCCGAGCTTAGGGAGTTACTGGGAGTATTAAGAACACAGGAATTGTTGGCCGCGAGGCGTATTGATGGCGGAGAACAATTTTTTACAAGGGCCAACGATTTTGGCTACTCCAAGCACCCGAATGAAACCCTTAAGATCTGGAACAAAGAGGCGGTGTTAAGCGACGTAGTCTGGATTATACGCAATTTTAAACCAGATGTTATTATCAATAGATTTGACCACAGATCACCAGGATCTACCCACGGACACCACACCTCTTCTGCCATGCTGAGCTATGAGGCCTTCGATTTGACCAACAATCCATATATATATCCGGAACAATTAAAAAGCACGGAGGTATGGCAACCAAAACGACTTTTTTTTAATACCTCTTGGTGGTTTTACGGCAGTGAGGATAAATTTCAAAAAGCGGACAAATCCAAAATGATCGATCTGGATGTTGGGGTCTACTATCCGTTAAGGGGAGTTTCAAACAACGAAATAGCATCACTTGCCAGTAGCCAGCATTTGTGCCAAGGTTTTGGAAGATTGGCTACACGAGGCAGTGAGAACGAGTATATAGAACTTTTAAAGGGCGACCTCCCAAAAGACAAATCCGATATTTTCGACGGAATAAATACTACTTGGTCACGCGTTGAAGGTGGTGAGGCAGTTGGGAAAATTTTATATGAAATTGAAAGAAATTTCGATTTTGCCCAACCGTCGAAACACTTGCCACAACTTATTGAAGGGTATAAGGCCATTTTGAAATTGCAGGACGGGCATTGGAAGGAAATCAAGAAAAAGGAGTTGGAGGATATTATCCAATCGGTATGTGGACTTTATTTGGAAGCAACCGCCTCAGAATCCAACACTTATCCCGGAAGTACTATCGATATACATATTGAAGCACTGAACAGAAGCAATGCCAATATCAATCTGTTAACAGTTTCCACTGGCTCGGATAATAGTATAAATAAAAATATAGCCCTAAAGGAAAACAAAAAGGAATTGTTCCAAATAAATCTAAATGTTCCTAGCAATAAGGAATACACTAGTCCATATTGGTTAAACAGTAAAGGCACTACGGGAATGTATATGGTAAAGGACCAAAATCTAATTGGTAAACCGGAAACTCCCCATGCCTTTGAGGTGAATTTTGAAATGGAATTCCTCGGATTTACCATAAATATTAAAAAACCAATTGTATACAGATATTCCAAACCTGAAAAAGGGGAAATATATCAACCTTTTGAAATATTGCCGGAGGCTACAGCTAGTTTTAAGGATAAGGTGATCATTTTTGCCAACTCCGAACCCAAGAAAATACCGGTTACAATAAAAGCACTTAAAGATAATGTTAAGGGGGAACTACAGCTGTGTTTTGGAAAAGGTTGGAAGGTTGATCAGGAAATACAACCTTTTGAAATAGGAAAAAAAGGTGACCAACGAATATTACATTTTATCTTAACTCCACCTTCAACTGAAGATGAAAATTATATCTCCCCCATTATTAAGGTGGATGGCAAGGAAATATCCAAAGAATTGATAGAAATATCCTATGACCATATCCCCAAACAATCGGTGCTCATGCCTTCCGAAACCAAAGTGGTTCGACTGGACATTAATAAGAATGGAGAAAACATTGGATATATAAACGGGGCTGGCGATGAAATTCCCGAAAGTCTGATACAAATTGGATATAAGGTTGAAAAAATAGACCCAACAGCTATACAAGCCGGATCCTTGGCCAAGTTTGATGCTATTGTTGTTGGTATAAGGGCCTACAATGTAGTGGATGAATTAAAATTTAAGCAGCGTTATTTATTGGATTATGTAAAGGAGGGCGGTAACTTGATTATTCAATACAACACAGCTGGCAGAAATGGATTGGACATGGAAAACCTGGCCCCCTACCCCTTATCCATTAGCCGTGACAGGGTAACCGATGAAACCTCCAATGTAAGCATACTGGCCAAAACGCATCCCCTTGTAAATTATCCAAATAAAATAACCCAAAACGATTTTAATGGCTGGGTACAGGAACGTGGTCTGTATTTTCCAGATCAATGGTCCAAGGAGTTTACTCCTATACTTTCAATGAACGATGAAGGGGAACCAGCTTTATCTGGTAGCCTTTTAGTTGCACCATACGGTAAGGGGAACTATATTTATACGGGATTAAGCTTTTTCAGGGAATTACCGGCGGGTGTAACCGGGGCTTACAGACTGTTTGCCAATATGCTTTCCCTACAACAGGAAAGCCAAAAGTAA
- a CDS encoding KdsC family phosphatase: MDKSYKELLQDITTFVFDVDGVFTDGKILITSDGEMLRTMNVQDGYAVKVAIQQGYNICIISGGTNEGVRFRLRGLGVTDIHMGAHHKIDPFDEYLDIYNINPQHVLYMGDDIPDIPPMRLAGIPCCPQNAVPEVKAMSKYISHKYGGDGCVRDVIEQVLKVRGHWAENFSAKND, from the coding sequence ATGGACAAAAGTTATAAGGAACTGCTTCAGGACATAACCACTTTTGTATTTGATGTGGATGGGGTATTTACGGATGGAAAAATTTTGATCACCTCTGATGGAGAAATGTTAAGAACCATGAACGTCCAAGATGGTTATGCCGTAAAGGTGGCCATTCAACAAGGATATAATATCTGTATTATTTCCGGTGGTACCAACGAAGGCGTAAGATTTCGTTTAAGGGGCTTGGGAGTTACCGATATACACATGGGGGCACATCATAAAATAGACCCTTTTGACGAATATTTGGATATTTACAATATAAACCCACAGCATGTTCTTTATATGGGTGATGACATTCCAGATATTCCCCCAATGAGATTGGCAGGTATTCCTTGTTGCCCACAAAATGCGGTACCAGAAGTAAAGGCAATGTCCAAATACATTTCCCACAAGTATGGTGGTGATGGATGTGTAAGGGACGTAATTGAACAGGTATTGAAAGTGAGAGGGCATTGGGCCGAAAATTTCAGCGCCAAGAACGACTAA
- a CDS encoding Maf family protein: MSNNKLKEYKVILASASPRRKQFFGEMEIDFIVHPIHVNEIYPDYLQGSQISDYLAELKAAGYEKRLESRDILITSDTVVWHNGISLAKPADLDEAFSMLKTLSNDWHEVITSVCLTTNKSQQTVNQSTRVKFKELSHWEMDHYIRNYNPFDKAGGYGIQDWIGLIGIEEIQGSYTNVVGLPTQLVYKTLMAMVG; encoded by the coding sequence ATGTCCAATAACAAATTAAAGGAATATAAGGTTATATTAGCTTCGGCCTCCCCAAGAAGAAAGCAGTTCTTTGGGGAAATGGAAATAGATTTTATAGTACATCCGATACATGTAAACGAAATATATCCCGATTATCTACAGGGCTCGCAAATTTCAGATTATCTGGCAGAATTAAAGGCTGCTGGATATGAAAAAAGATTGGAGAGCAGGGATATTCTCATAACTTCCGATACCGTGGTTTGGCATAACGGTATCTCTTTGGCTAAACCTGCCGATCTTGACGAAGCCTTTTCCATGTTAAAGACACTTTCCAACGATTGGCACGAAGTAATTACCTCCGTTTGTTTAACAACGAACAAAAGTCAACAAACTGTGAATCAATCTACCAGGGTAAAATTCAAGGAATTGAGTCATTGGGAGATGGACCACTATATCCGAAACTATAACCCTTTCGATAAAGCTGGGGGCTATGGCATTCAGGATTGGATAGGTCTTATTGGAATTGAAGAGATCCAGGGATCCTATACCAATGTGGTAGGCCTGCCAACCCAATTGGTTTACAAAACGTTAATGGCCATGGTGGGCTAG